One region of Catenuloplanes indicus genomic DNA includes:
- a CDS encoding deoxyguanosinetriphosphate triphosphohydrolase: MDGQGGDAERWADEQAKDTGYGRTPFQRDRARVLHSAGFRRLASKTQVHVAGSDDFLRTRLTHSLEVAQIAREMGERLGCDPDVVDVAGLAHDLGHPPFGHNGEAALDAVAAGCGGFEGNAQTLRVLTRLEAKVEGAGLNLTRASLDATCKYPWRRDGVRRKWGVYADDLPVFEWLRRDAPAGERQSLEAQVMDWADDVAYSVHDLEDGIHGGYIDLERLAADADERAALCADVSGVYSEEPVDVLGAELAAMLAGPMLAPALAYDGSHRAQRAVKRMTSVLTGRLVAAPVEATVAAFGSRSLRRYAADLLVPPDVRIRCALLKGMALRYVMRRSGAAAERERQREVLTRLVHVLAVRAPDGLDPVFAPIWRAAPDDAARLRVVIDQVASLTDPAAMSWHRVLT, from the coding sequence ATGGACGGCCAGGGCGGTGACGCGGAGCGATGGGCGGACGAGCAGGCCAAGGACACCGGGTACGGGCGGACGCCGTTCCAGCGGGACCGGGCGCGGGTGCTGCACTCGGCCGGGTTCCGGCGGCTGGCGTCGAAGACGCAGGTGCACGTGGCCGGGTCGGACGACTTCCTGCGGACCCGGCTGACCCACTCGCTGGAGGTCGCGCAGATCGCCCGCGAGATGGGGGAGCGGCTCGGCTGTGACCCGGACGTGGTGGACGTGGCCGGGCTCGCGCACGACCTCGGGCACCCGCCGTTCGGGCACAACGGCGAGGCCGCGCTGGACGCGGTCGCGGCCGGCTGCGGCGGCTTCGAAGGTAACGCGCAGACACTGCGCGTGCTGACCCGGCTGGAGGCGAAGGTCGAGGGCGCCGGGCTGAACCTGACCCGCGCCTCGCTGGACGCCACCTGCAAGTATCCGTGGCGGCGGGACGGCGTGCGGCGCAAGTGGGGCGTCTACGCCGACGACCTGCCGGTCTTCGAGTGGCTGCGCCGGGACGCGCCGGCCGGTGAGCGGCAGTCGCTGGAGGCCCAGGTGATGGACTGGGCGGACGACGTGGCCTACTCCGTGCACGACCTGGAGGACGGCATCCACGGCGGCTACATCGATCTGGAGCGGCTGGCGGCGGACGCGGACGAGCGGGCCGCGCTCTGCGCCGACGTGTCCGGCGTCTACTCGGAGGAGCCGGTCGACGTGCTCGGCGCGGAGCTGGCCGCGATGCTGGCCGGGCCGATGCTGGCGCCGGCGCTGGCCTACGACGGCAGCCATCGCGCGCAGCGCGCGGTCAAGCGGATGACCAGCGTGCTCACCGGCCGGCTGGTCGCGGCGCCGGTCGAGGCCACGGTCGCGGCGTTCGGATCAAGATCTTTGCGTCGGTACGCCGCGGACCTGCTCGTCCCGCCGGACGTGCGGATCCGGTGCGCGCTGCTGAAGGGCATGGCGCTGCGGTACGTGATGCGCCGCAGCGGCGCCGCGGCCGAGCGGGAACGGCAGCGCGAGGTGCTCACCCGGTTGGTGCACGTGCTGGCCGTGCGCGCGCCGGACGGGCTGGACCCGGTGTTCGCGCCGATCTGGCGGGCCGCCCCGGACGACGCGGCCCGGTTGCGCGTGGTGATCGACCAGGTGGCGTCGCTCACCGACCCGGCCGCGATGTCCTGGCACCGCGTGCTCACCTGA
- the dnaG gene encoding DNA primase, with product MAGRIRDEDIALVRERTAIADVISETVTLKSAGGGNLKGLCPFHDEKTPSFTVSPARNVYFCHGCGKGGDAITFLIDADHLTFVESVERLAGRAGIQLRYEEQPGGRPSGPRQQPGQRQRLVAAHADAAEFYRAQLITPGARAAREFLAQRGFGREHAEAYGCGFAPEGWDPLTRHLRQKGYSADELVTAGLSRPARSGSLIDRFRRRLLWPIKDISGDVIGFGARKLFDDDDGPKYLNTPETPLYKKSHVLYGIDQAKRDIARESRAVIVEGYTDVMACHLAGVPTAVATCGTAFGEDHIKVLRRLLMDANDLGGEIIFTFDGDAAGQKAAMRAFSDDQRFVAQTFIAVSPNGMDPCELRLNRGDLAVRDLVGAREPMIAFALRSIMNQYDLDTVEGRVAALRSTAPLVAQIKDRSMRPGYTRKLADDLGMEMAEVEHAVRRAGGSAPDENRRKAGPRPTSAPQLQVEREALKLALQEPVLAGPMFDALDGTHFTDPVHVALRGALADAGGTASAAGGGVVWIEKVRDLCADLGAKALVSELAVEPLRVDRDPDPQYVSVTLARLQSATVTARIADLKSKVQRINPVANKDEYFALFGELLSLEQHARALREQAVGGL from the coding sequence GTGGCCGGCAGGATTCGGGACGAGGACATCGCGCTGGTGCGTGAGCGCACGGCGATCGCCGACGTGATCTCCGAGACCGTCACCCTGAAGTCGGCCGGTGGTGGCAACCTGAAGGGCCTGTGCCCGTTCCACGACGAGAAGACGCCGTCGTTCACCGTATCCCCGGCCCGCAACGTGTATTTCTGCCACGGCTGCGGCAAGGGCGGCGACGCGATCACGTTCCTGATCGACGCTGATCATCTGACGTTCGTCGAGTCGGTCGAGCGGCTGGCCGGCCGGGCCGGCATCCAGTTGCGGTACGAGGAGCAGCCCGGCGGGCGCCCGTCCGGCCCGCGGCAGCAGCCCGGCCAGCGGCAACGGCTGGTCGCGGCGCACGCGGACGCGGCCGAGTTCTACCGCGCGCAGCTGATCACGCCGGGTGCCCGGGCCGCCCGCGAGTTCCTCGCCCAGCGCGGTTTCGGCCGCGAGCACGCGGAGGCGTACGGCTGCGGGTTCGCCCCGGAGGGCTGGGACCCGCTGACCCGGCACCTGCGGCAGAAGGGTTACTCGGCGGACGAGCTGGTCACCGCCGGTCTGTCCCGTCCGGCCCGATCCGGCTCGCTGATCGACCGGTTCCGGCGGCGGCTGCTCTGGCCGATCAAGGACATCAGCGGCGACGTCATCGGTTTCGGCGCGCGGAAGCTGTTCGACGACGACGACGGCCCGAAATACCTGAATACGCCGGAGACGCCGCTATACAAGAAGTCGCACGTGCTGTACGGCATCGACCAGGCGAAACGCGACATAGCGCGGGAGAGCCGGGCGGTGATCGTCGAGGGCTACACCGACGTGATGGCCTGTCACCTGGCCGGTGTGCCGACCGCGGTCGCGACCTGTGGCACCGCGTTCGGCGAGGACCACATCAAGGTGCTCCGCCGGCTCCTGATGGACGCGAACGACCTCGGTGGCGAGATCATCTTCACGTTCGACGGCGACGCGGCCGGGCAGAAGGCGGCGATGCGCGCGTTCTCCGACGACCAGCGGTTCGTGGCGCAGACGTTCATCGCGGTCAGCCCGAACGGCATGGACCCGTGCGAGCTGCGGCTCAACCGCGGTGACCTGGCCGTGCGCGACCTGGTCGGCGCGCGCGAGCCGATGATCGCGTTCGCGCTGCGGTCCATCATGAATCAGTACGATCTGGACACCGTCGAGGGCCGGGTCGCCGCGCTGCGCTCCACCGCGCCGCTGGTCGCGCAGATCAAGGACCGGTCGATGCGCCCCGGCTACACCCGCAAGCTCGCCGACGACCTGGGCATGGAGATGGCCGAGGTGGAGCACGCGGTGCGCCGGGCCGGTGGCAGCGCGCCGGACGAGAACCGCCGCAAGGCCGGCCCACGGCCCACGTCCGCGCCGCAGCTGCAGGTCGAGCGCGAGGCGCTGAAGCTTGCGCTGCAGGAGCCGGTGCTGGCCGGCCCGATGTTCGACGCGCTCGACGGCACCCACTTCACCGACCCGGTGCACGTGGCGCTGCGCGGCGCCCTGGCGGACGCGGGCGGCACCGCGTCCGCGGCCGGCGGCGGCGTGGTCTGGATCGAGAAGGTGCGCGACCTGTGCGCCGACCTCGGCGCGAAGGCACTGGTCAGCGAGCTGGCCGTGGAGCCGCTGCGGGTCGATCGTGACCCCGACCCGCAATACGTGTCGGTCACGCTGGCCCGGTTGCAGTCCGCGACCGTGACCGCGCGGATAGCCGACCTGAAGTCCAAAGTGCAGCGGATCAATCCGGTGGCCAACAAGGACGAGTACTTCGCGCTCTTCGGGGAACTGCTCTCCCTGGAGCAGCACGCGCGCGCCCTGCGCGAGCAGGCCGTCGGGGGGTTGTGA
- a CDS encoding ABC transporter permease: protein MAALVLPRLTASGGRVLAVAGRNVVALRRAGWLVFISGAIEPFLYLFSIGIGVGALVGDMPLPDGTVVSYAAFVAPAMLAASAMTGALTETTFNFFGKMKFWKLYDSVLATPVGPMEIAFGELCWAMARGAVYAASFLVVMIAMDLTSPLRALLALPATVLIGFTFGAVGMLTATLMRGWQDFDLIGTIQFALFLFSGTFVPATAYPAALRWLIEATPLYRSVDLIRALTTGTTGWLQAFDIAYLLALLALCLWAASRRMSRRLRK, encoded by the coding sequence ATCGCCGCACTCGTACTGCCCCGCCTCACCGCCTCCGGCGGCCGTGTCCTGGCCGTCGCCGGCCGCAACGTCGTCGCGCTGCGCCGCGCCGGCTGGCTGGTGTTCATCTCCGGCGCCATCGAGCCGTTCCTCTACCTGTTCTCGATCGGCATCGGTGTCGGCGCGCTGGTCGGCGACATGCCACTGCCGGACGGCACGGTGGTCAGCTACGCCGCGTTCGTGGCCCCCGCGATGCTCGCCGCGTCCGCGATGACCGGCGCGCTCACCGAGACCACGTTCAACTTCTTCGGCAAGATGAAATTCTGGAAGCTGTACGACAGCGTCCTCGCCACCCCGGTCGGCCCGATGGAGATCGCGTTCGGCGAGCTGTGCTGGGCGATGGCCCGCGGCGCCGTCTACGCCGCGTCGTTCCTGGTCGTCATGATCGCCATGGACCTGACCAGTCCGCTCCGCGCCCTGCTGGCGCTGCCCGCGACCGTGCTGATCGGCTTCACGTTCGGCGCCGTCGGCATGCTGACCGCCACGCTGATGCGCGGCTGGCAGGACTTCGACCTGATCGGCACCATCCAGTTCGCCCTCTTCCTCTTCTCCGGCACGTTCGTCCCGGCCACCGCGTACCCGGCCGCGCTCCGCTGGCTGATCGAAGCCACACCGCTCTACCGCTCCGTCGACCTGATCCGCGCCCTCACCACCGGCACCACCGGCTGGCTCCAGGCCTTCGACATCGCCTACCTCCTCGCCCTGCTCGCCCTCTGCCTGTGGGCCGCTTCCCGCCGGATGAGCCGCCGCCTGCGCAAGTAG
- a CDS encoding ABC transporter ATP-binding protein: protein MTAMIEAAGLVKRFGDFTAVDGIDVTVQPGEAFGFLGPNGAGKSSTMRMIGCVSPPTGGLLRILGMDPVRQGPAIRARLGVCPQLDNLAPDLTVLQNLTTYARYFGISRREAKRRALELLEFVQLTERAGAEVEPLSGGMKRRLTIARALINEPDLVLLDEPTTGLDPQARHLVWERLFRLKQRGVTLVLTTHYMDEAEQLCDRLVVMDAGKIVAEGSPRALIERYSTREVVELRFQAESQSGFAAKLDGIGERTEELPDRILLYTADGDAALAEVHARGLTPSGSLVRRSSLEDVFLHLTGRTLVD, encoded by the coding sequence ATGACTGCGATGATCGAGGCCGCCGGGCTGGTCAAGCGCTTCGGCGACTTCACCGCCGTGGACGGCATCGACGTCACGGTGCAGCCCGGCGAGGCGTTCGGCTTCCTCGGGCCCAACGGCGCCGGCAAGAGTTCCACCATGCGCATGATCGGGTGCGTCTCCCCGCCGACCGGCGGCCTGCTGCGCATCCTCGGCATGGACCCGGTGCGCCAGGGCCCGGCGATCCGCGCCCGGCTCGGCGTCTGCCCGCAGCTGGACAATCTGGCCCCCGACCTGACCGTCCTGCAGAACCTGACGACATATGCGCGCTATTTCGGCATCTCCCGCCGCGAGGCCAAGCGCCGCGCACTGGAATTGCTGGAGTTCGTGCAACTCACCGAGCGGGCCGGCGCCGAGGTCGAGCCGCTGTCCGGCGGCATGAAACGGCGCCTCACCATCGCCCGCGCGCTGATCAACGAGCCCGACCTGGTGCTGCTCGACGAGCCCACCACCGGTCTCGACCCGCAGGCCCGTCACCTCGTCTGGGAGCGGCTGTTCCGGCTCAAGCAGCGCGGCGTCACGCTCGTGCTCACCACGCACTACATGGACGAGGCCGAGCAGCTGTGTGACCGGCTCGTGGTGATGGACGCCGGCAAGATCGTCGCCGAGGGCTCGCCGCGCGCGCTGATCGAGCGATACTCCACCCGCGAGGTCGTCGAGCTGCGCTTCCAGGCCGAGTCGCAGTCCGGCTTCGCGGCCAAGCTGGACGGCATCGGCGAGCGCACCGAGGAACTGCCCGACCGCATTCTGCTCTACACGGCCGACGGCGACGCCGCGTTGGCCGAGGTGCACGCGCGCGGGCTCACCCCGTCCGGCTCGCTGGTCCGCCGCAGCTCGCTGGAGGACGTGTTCCTGCACCTCACCGGCCGGACGCTGGTCGACTGA
- a CDS encoding ADP-ribosylglycohydrolase family protein, giving the protein MNAYRSRVRGCLLGGAVGDALGNPVEFERDPAVTDLMLSRDGLALITDDTQMTLFTVEGLLHAAGGDVPKSVYEAHLRWYDTQRRLGPPKHAAGLAAQPFLYAQRAPGNACLGGLALGRMGTFAHPANPNSKGCGSVMRSAPFGLFPSISAADAFALAAECAVHTHGHPTGYLAAGTFAAIVRHLLDGDDVRTATERAIELLTGHDEHEETLTALRRALDTPYAPGNTGIGRIGLGWIAEEALAMAVYAALDAEEPERVRDALLVSVNHAGDSDSTGAICGNLLGARHGEEALPAAWVARLEGLDTISTIADDLVEAAA; this is encoded by the coding sequence ATGAACGCCTACCGGTCCCGGGTCCGTGGTTGTCTGCTCGGCGGCGCGGTGGGTGACGCGCTCGGCAACCCGGTCGAGTTCGAGCGCGATCCCGCGGTCACCGACCTGATGCTCTCCCGGGACGGCCTCGCGCTGATCACCGACGACACCCAGATGACGCTGTTCACCGTCGAGGGCCTGCTCCACGCCGCCGGCGGCGACGTACCGAAGTCGGTCTACGAAGCCCATCTCCGCTGGTACGACACGCAACGCCGCCTCGGACCGCCGAAGCACGCGGCCGGACTCGCCGCGCAGCCGTTCCTCTACGCGCAGCGCGCACCCGGCAACGCCTGCCTCGGCGGACTCGCACTCGGCCGGATGGGCACGTTCGCTCACCCGGCGAACCCGAACTCCAAGGGCTGCGGCTCGGTCATGCGCTCCGCGCCGTTCGGCCTGTTCCCGTCGATCAGTGCGGCGGACGCGTTCGCGCTGGCCGCCGAGTGCGCGGTACACACGCACGGCCACCCGACCGGTTACCTGGCCGCCGGCACGTTCGCCGCGATCGTCCGGCACCTGCTGGACGGCGACGACGTGCGGACCGCCACCGAGCGCGCGATCGAGCTGCTGACCGGCCATGACGAGCACGAGGAGACGCTGACCGCGCTGCGCCGGGCCCTGGACACGCCGTACGCTCCGGGTAACACCGGCATCGGGCGGATCGGGCTCGGCTGGATCGCGGAGGAGGCGCTGGCCATGGCGGTCTACGCCGCGCTCGACGCCGAGGAGCCGGAGCGGGTCCGCGACGCGCTGCTCGTCTCCGTCAACCACGCCGGTGACAGCGACTCGACCGGCGCGATCTGCGGCAACCTGCTCGGTGCCCGGCACGGCGAGGAGGCGCTCCCCGCCGCGTGGGTCGCCCGCCTGGAGGGCCTGGACACGATCTCCACGATCGCCGACGACCTGGTGGAGGCCGCCGCATGA
- a CDS encoding VOC family protein — MGSDWENVVVDAEDPGRLARWWAEALRYQITYERPGEVEIRRKADETPGIVFVTVPEIKTVKNRLHIDLRPDNQEAEVERLVDMGARHVDVGQGSVDGWVVLADPEGNEFCVLAPRT, encoded by the coding sequence ATGGGCAGCGACTGGGAGAACGTGGTCGTCGACGCCGAGGACCCGGGCCGCCTGGCCCGATGGTGGGCCGAGGCGCTGCGCTACCAGATCACCTACGAGCGCCCGGGCGAGGTCGAGATCCGCCGTAAGGCCGACGAGACCCCCGGCATCGTCTTCGTCACGGTCCCCGAGATCAAGACCGTGAAGAACCGCCTCCACATCGACCTGCGCCCCGACAACCAGGAGGCCGAGGTCGAACGCCTCGTCGACATGGGCGCCCGCCACGTCGACGTCGGCCAGGGCTCGGTCGACGGCTGGGTCGTCCTGGCCGACCCGGAGGGCAACGAGTTCTGCGTGCTGGCCCCACGCACCTGA
- a CDS encoding ABC transporter permease yields the protein MIAALELHLAEFARNWRGSVFGSFVIPLLTMLGFGVGVGGYVQGGVDGVPYLQFLVPGLLASTALQIALGESTWPVLAHMEWMKTYAAQAATPLRPVDVLGGHLLFALLRVTAGITAFLLVAAVFGALPSMWALACLPIGVLLGLAIAAPVFAYSVSVPGEVWLSVLFRFAIVPMTLFAGVFFPVEAMPVALRWLAYATPLWHAVDLCRAATLGRAPDFSLTGHLLYLALWAGAGLALAAYRFHRRLGV from the coding sequence ATGATCGCCGCTCTCGAACTGCACCTGGCCGAGTTCGCGCGCAACTGGCGTGGCTCCGTCTTCGGCTCGTTCGTCATCCCGCTGCTCACCATGCTCGGCTTCGGGGTCGGCGTCGGCGGTTACGTGCAGGGCGGTGTCGACGGCGTGCCGTACCTGCAGTTCCTCGTCCCCGGCCTGCTCGCCTCGACCGCGCTGCAGATCGCGCTCGGCGAGTCCACCTGGCCGGTGCTCGCCCACATGGAGTGGATGAAGACCTACGCCGCGCAGGCCGCCACGCCGCTGCGCCCGGTCGACGTGCTCGGCGGTCACCTGCTCTTCGCGCTCCTCCGGGTGACCGCCGGCATCACCGCGTTCCTGTTGGTCGCGGCCGTGTTCGGCGCGCTGCCGTCGATGTGGGCGCTGGCCTGTCTGCCGATCGGCGTGCTGCTCGGCCTCGCGATCGCCGCACCCGTCTTCGCGTACAGCGTCTCCGTCCCCGGCGAGGTGTGGCTGAGCGTGCTGTTCCGGTTCGCGATCGTCCCGATGACGCTCTTCGCCGGCGTGTTCTTCCCGGTCGAGGCGATGCCGGTCGCGCTCCGCTGGCTGGCGTACGCGACACCTCTCTGGCACGCCGTCGACCTCTGCCGCGCCGCCACGCTCGGCCGCGCACCCGACTTCTCCCTCACCGGCCACCTGCTCTACCTCGCGCTCTGGGCCGGTGCCGGCCTCGCGCTGGCCGCATACCGCTTCCACCGGCGGCTGGGGGTCTGA
- a CDS encoding D-arabinono-1,4-lactone oxidase: MTLTNWAGNITFGAARLHTPGTLDELRETVAASTRLRPLGTGHSFNRIADTDGDLISVASLPATVHIDSVAGEVTASAGVRYGELASRLHAAGYALHNMASLPHISVAGAVATGTHGSGVTSPGLGAAVTGLRLVTADGELLDLRHGDPRLAGAVVGLGALGIIVDVTLRIRPTFDIAQYVYERLPWSHLAGGWAEIMGAGYSVSLFTDWTGPVINQIWVKRDPSDAPLPTRWHGATLATTPLHPVPGMSAVNCTEQGGVPGPWHERLPHFRLDFTPSSGAELQTEYLLPATHALEALEAVDAIRDRIAPVLQISEVRTIAADDLWLSPSHGHDSIAIHFTWHPDADAVAPVVTALEEQLAPFGARPHWGKVFSTDPATLRARYPRFDDFLALRADLDPSGKLLNPMLSRYLGV; the protein is encoded by the coding sequence ATGACGCTCACCAACTGGGCCGGGAACATCACGTTCGGCGCGGCCCGGCTGCACACGCCCGGCACGCTCGACGAGCTGCGCGAGACCGTGGCCGCGAGCACCCGGCTGCGCCCGCTCGGCACCGGCCACTCGTTCAACCGGATCGCGGACACCGACGGTGACCTGATCTCGGTAGCATCGCTGCCCGCGACCGTGCACATCGACTCGGTGGCCGGCGAGGTCACCGCGAGCGCCGGGGTCCGCTACGGCGAACTCGCGTCGCGCCTGCACGCAGCCGGGTACGCGCTGCACAACATGGCCTCACTGCCGCACATCTCGGTAGCCGGCGCGGTCGCCACCGGCACGCACGGCTCCGGCGTGACCAGCCCCGGCCTCGGCGCCGCCGTCACCGGCCTGCGCCTGGTCACCGCGGACGGCGAGCTGCTCGACCTGCGCCACGGCGACCCACGCCTGGCCGGTGCCGTGGTCGGCCTGGGCGCGCTCGGCATCATCGTCGACGTCACGCTGCGCATCCGCCCCACGTTCGACATCGCACAGTACGTCTACGAGCGCCTGCCCTGGTCACACCTTGCCGGTGGCTGGGCGGAGATCATGGGCGCGGGCTACTCGGTCAGCCTGTTCACCGACTGGACCGGACCGGTGATCAACCAGATCTGGGTCAAGCGCGACCCGTCGGACGCACCGCTGCCCACCCGCTGGCACGGCGCCACGCTCGCCACCACACCGCTGCACCCGGTCCCCGGCATGTCCGCGGTCAACTGCACCGAGCAGGGCGGCGTCCCCGGCCCCTGGCACGAGCGCCTTCCCCACTTCCGCCTCGACTTCACCCCGAGCAGCGGCGCCGAACTGCAGACCGAATACCTCCTCCCGGCCACGCACGCGCTGGAGGCCCTGGAGGCGGTCGACGCGATCCGCGACCGGATCGCGCCGGTCCTGCAGATCTCCGAGGTCCGCACGATCGCCGCCGACGACCTCTGGCTCAGCCCGAGCCACGGCCACGACAGCATCGCGATCCACTTCACCTGGCACCCGGACGCCGACGCGGTCGCCCCGGTCGTCACCGCGCTGGAGGAACAGCTGGCCCCGTTCGGCGCCCGCCCGCACTGGGGCAAGGTCTTCTCCACCGACCCGGCCACGCTTCGCGCCCGCTACCCCCGCTTCGACGACTTCCTGGCCCTCCGCGCCGACCTCGACCCTTCCGGCAAGCTGCTCAACCCGATGCTCAGCCGCTACCTCGGCGTCTAG
- a CDS encoding roadblock/LC7 domain-containing protein, with product METDRAVLAELARLRSRLPDLTATVIAGVDGMLLAYDAPGLQPETIAALAAANLGLTQRFAQTVGHGDLRETMIQSSGGYVAIYAAGLRTLLAVLARPSANVARIHHEARRTARRLGELLDPVEARPPAPAPPHVVPVEGQVPLAKRTPMAALQSSVPGQRAG from the coding sequence GTGGAAACCGACCGGGCGGTGCTGGCCGAGCTCGCCAGGCTCCGCAGCCGGCTGCCCGATCTCACGGCCACCGTGATCGCCGGTGTCGACGGGATGCTGCTCGCGTACGACGCCCCGGGCCTGCAACCGGAGACGATCGCCGCGCTGGCTGCGGCGAACCTCGGGCTGACCCAGCGCTTCGCCCAGACCGTGGGCCACGGCGACCTGCGCGAGACCATGATCCAATCGTCCGGCGGGTACGTGGCCATTTACGCCGCCGGGCTCCGCACGCTCCTCGCCGTGCTCGCCCGTCCGAGCGCGAACGTGGCCCGCATTCATCACGAGGCCCGGCGCACCGCGCGCCGCCTCGGTGAGCTGCTCGACCCGGTGGAGGCACGTCCGCCCGCACCGGCACCGCCGCACGTCGTCCCGGTCGAGGGTCAGGTGCCCCTGGCCAAGCGCACCCCGATGGCCGCGCTGCAGTCGAGCGTCCCCGGCCAGCGCGCCGGATAA
- a CDS encoding DUF4388 domain-containing protein, translating to MKPARAVTATLPRRALSQLVNAGATGALHVAGHPGGVIYLTEGQVSHAESPAAPGVGELLTASGRISARTWETTLSAGKDAHRVGRLLVERGHLTDGELELCVLGVIYDAAYFVLQPAAVPVRFEEGEQHWLGPVCRVDADVLSRETTRRRRLLDEVFESSTLDTAPVRPAPRPPVERVVLSALQFELLVAADGERTPATLARLLGRAGYVTLQQVRELAAAGLIMTGADSRAAATARTAATEPEDRATATTREDRATAAAREDRMTAAARDRRMTAAATGARTTTAALEERTDPVIALAEAAIAAAERAAAAAKQATSGPATATPATATPATATQATATQATATQATATQAIATPAIATPAGRTAATATPAGKAAATTTPATAERSTAERSARPRATSDRRGRNQAAPELDPFEQTTAELGTRAPATTRPGPRKPATTDPATAEPTPRDAATTGAPGKPGAAAALRAPVPVRAAAPGRATATAIVDPPATGPAVDTPASTAATEDTAMLPPISPAATAGNRATPASAPTPADHADPADQANSADHANSADHANPAAKPATPADHADPEKPAKPARRAPGGRRRAAGRSAAAPADSLPRRSPGEQMPSGAGDVASVADGGPLRADAPDEALLTRIRSALKALR from the coding sequence GTGAAGCCCGCCCGTGCCGTAACGGCAACCCTCCCCCGCCGGGCGCTCAGCCAGCTGGTCAACGCCGGTGCGACCGGCGCGCTGCACGTCGCCGGCCACCCCGGCGGCGTCATCTATCTGACCGAGGGGCAGGTCAGTCATGCGGAGTCCCCGGCCGCGCCGGGGGTCGGCGAACTGCTGACCGCGTCCGGCCGGATCTCGGCCCGCACGTGGGAAACCACGCTCTCCGCCGGAAAAGACGCACACCGTGTCGGTCGCCTGCTCGTCGAACGGGGGCACCTTACGGACGGCGAACTTGAGCTGTGCGTTCTTGGGGTGATCTATGACGCGGCGTACTTCGTGCTGCAACCGGCGGCCGTGCCCGTCCGGTTCGAGGAGGGCGAGCAACACTGGCTCGGCCCGGTCTGCCGGGTGGATGCCGACGTGCTGTCCAGGGAGACGACGCGCCGGCGGCGGCTCCTCGACGAGGTCTTCGAGTCGTCCACGCTGGACACGGCGCCGGTTCGGCCGGCACCCCGGCCCCCCGTCGAGCGCGTCGTGCTGAGTGCCCTGCAGTTCGAGCTGCTGGTCGCGGCGGACGGTGAGCGCACACCGGCCACGCTGGCCCGGCTCCTCGGCCGGGCCGGTTACGTAACGCTGCAACAGGTCCGCGAGCTGGCGGCGGCCGGTCTGATCATGACGGGGGCGGACAGCCGGGCGGCGGCCACGGCACGGACGGCGGCCACGGAACCGGAGGACCGGGCGACGGCCACCACACGGGAGGACCGGGCGACGGCCGCCGCACGGGAGGACCGGATGACGGCCGCCGCGCGGGACAGGCGGATGACGGCCGCCGCAACCGGCGCACGGACGACGACCGCCGCGTTGGAGGAGCGGACAGATCCGGTCATCGCGCTGGCGGAGGCCGCCATCGCAGCGGCGGAACGCGCCGCAGCCGCCGCGAAGCAGGCAACCTCCGGGCCGGCCACCGCGACGCCGGCCACCGCGACGCCGGCCACCGCCACGCAGGCCACCGCCACGCAGGCCACCGCCACGCAGGCCACCGCCACGCAGGCCATTGCGACGCCGGCCATTGCGACGCCGGCCGGCAGGACGGCGGCCACCGCGACGCCGGCCGGCAAGGCCGCGGCCACCACGACGCCGGCGACTGCCGAGCGGTCCACCGCGGAGCGGAGCGCCCGACCCCGGGCCACCTCGGATCGCAGAGGCCGCAACCAGGCCGCCCCCGAGCTTGATCCGTTCGAACAGACCACCGCGGAGCTGGGCACCCGGGCCCCGGCGACCACGAGACCAGGCCCCCGGAAACCGGCCACCACGGACCCGGCCACCGCCGAACCAACCCCGCGGGACGCGGCCACGACCGGCGCACCTGGGAAGCCCGGCGCCGCCGCTGCCCTCCGCGCGCCCGTCCCGGTGCGTGCGGCCGCACCCGGCCGCGCGACCGCCACCGCGATCGTGGACCCACCCGCCACCGGGCCGGCCGTGGACACGCCGGCCTCGACGGCGGCCACCGAGGACACCGCGATGCTGCCGCCGATCTCCCCGGCCGCGACTGCGGGCAACCGCGCGACCCCGGCGAGCGCACCGACCCCGGCAGACCACGCGGACCCGGCAGACCAGGCGAATTCGGCAGACCACGCGAATTCGGCAGACCACGCGAACCCGGCGGCGAAACCCGCCACCCCTGCCGACCACGCCGACCCGGAGAAGCCGGCCAAACCCGCCCGCCGCGCCCCCGGCGGCCGGCGTCGCGCCGCCGGCCGCTCCGCCGCGGCCCCGGCCGACAGCCTGCCCCGCCGCAGCCCCGGTGAGCAGATGCCGAGCGGCGCCGGTGACGTGGCGTCCGTCGCGGACGGCGGGCCGCTGCGCGCGGACGCGCCGGACGAGGCGCTGCTCACCCGCATCCGGAGCGCGTTGAAGGCGTTGCGGTGA